Proteins from one Candidatus Poribacteria bacterium genomic window:
- the pstA gene encoding phosphate ABC transporter permease PstA translates to MNTDMQASPQTMFTETAIDKQKRRIENVMRIFFLVMTSLMILPLLLIIGYLFYKALPVLSLDFLFTNPKDNMRAGGLWAPFLGTIYLVVVSLLVSAPIGVFAAVYLNEYARENWFTRITNLAVVNLAGVPSIVHALFGVGAFVLFAGLGESILAASLTLAIMTLPVIIASTTEALKAVPMSFREACWNLGATRWQTIRRIVIPNSISGILTGVILQVSRAAGETAPIMFTGAVFYKTIAEGNLFAYNITEQCMALSLHLFTISTQVPDVTEGIPYGTAIVLVGSVLLVNAASIVLRVYLRTRKKW, encoded by the coding sequence ATGAACACCGATATGCAGGCATCACCACAAACAATGTTCACCGAGACAGCAATTGATAAACAGAAGCGGCGGATAGAGAATGTAATGCGAATCTTCTTCCTCGTGATGACGAGCCTGATGATTCTTCCATTGCTCCTTATTATTGGCTATCTTTTCTATAAGGCACTGCCGGTCCTTTCCCTCGATTTTCTATTTACGAATCCGAAGGACAATATGCGAGCGGGTGGACTCTGGGCACCCTTCCTTGGCACAATCTATTTAGTGGTGGTTTCTCTATTAGTGTCGGCACCCATCGGTGTGTTCGCAGCAGTATATCTCAATGAGTACGCCCGTGAGAATTGGTTCACGCGTATTACAAATTTAGCCGTTGTAAACCTGGCAGGCGTGCCGAGCATCGTCCACGCCTTATTCGGTGTCGGGGCATTCGTGCTCTTTGCGGGTTTAGGCGAATCCATCTTAGCAGCTTCGCTCACATTGGCAATCATGACGCTTCCGGTAATTATTGCGAGCACAACGGAAGCCCTCAAAGCCGTACCTATGTCTTTCCGTGAGGCGTGTTGGAACCTTGGAGCGACTCGATGGCAAACGATCCGTCGCATCGTTATTCCAAACTCCATTAGCGGCATTCTGACGGGTGTTATATTACAAGTATCGCGCGCAGCAGGCGAAACAGCACCTATTATGTTCACGGGTGCCGTCTTTTATAAAACTATTGCAGAAGGAAACCTTTTTGCCTATAATATAACAGAACAGTGTATGGCACTATCGCTGCACCTCTTTACAATCTCAACACAGGTTCCCGATGTCACAGAAGGCATTCCGTACGGGACCGCAATTGTCCTTGTAGGCAGCGTCTTACTCGTCAATGCAGCATCGATTGTGCTAAGGGTGTATCTCAGAACTCGGAAGAAATGGTAG
- the pstC gene encoding phosphate ABC transporter permease subunit PstC: MNILRKKSRANLPFSETAIELFIRLCGISSIIFVFGIFFFVFREGAGFLFKGLDLGQFLTSVEWQPTSLNNKRYGAFALIVGTFSVTVLAMCIAVPFGLGAAIFVSEFCSPKLRETFKIVIELLAAIPSVVWGFIGLTLMNQLIITVFNAPIGLTMLNGGIMLALMSVPIIVSIAEDALKAVPDSYREAAEALGATRWQVVYRVLLPAAKNGLLAAVLLGAARSIGETMAVLMATGHSVNIPSGPLSWIRTLTATIAAELGEVARGDEHYQVLFIIGILLFTITFVVNLIADLVIKGIRQEQ, encoded by the coding sequence ATGAACATCCTACGCAAAAAAAGCAGGGCGAATCTGCCGTTTTCCGAGACCGCGATTGAATTGTTTATCCGCCTATGTGGCATTAGCTCAATCATTTTTGTATTCGGTATCTTCTTCTTCGTGTTCCGGGAGGGAGCCGGTTTCCTTTTCAAGGGTTTAGATCTCGGACAGTTTCTAACAAGCGTAGAGTGGCAGCCAACCTCACTGAACAATAAACGATATGGTGCCTTCGCTTTGATTGTCGGAACCTTTAGCGTCACTGTCTTAGCGATGTGTATCGCTGTTCCATTTGGACTTGGGGCGGCAATCTTTGTATCGGAGTTCTGTAGCCCAAAACTGAGAGAAACTTTTAAGATCGTCATCGAATTGCTCGCCGCCATCCCTTCTGTTGTATGGGGATTCATCGGACTGACCTTGATGAATCAATTGATTATCACAGTGTTCAACGCTCCGATTGGTTTAACAATGCTCAATGGTGGCATCATGTTGGCATTAATGAGTGTGCCTATCATCGTCTCTATAGCGGAAGACGCGCTAAAAGCCGTACCAGATTCCTATCGTGAAGCGGCGGAAGCACTCGGCGCGACCCGATGGCAGGTGGTTTACCGTGTGCTCCTACCCGCAGCGAAAAACGGATTACTCGCAGCGGTACTGCTCGGTGCTGCACGCTCTATCGGTGAAACGATGGCGGTGCTTATGGCAACCGGACACTCCGTGAACATTCCGTCAGGACCCCTCTCTTGGATTCGCACGCTTACAGCAACAATCGCCGCCGAATTAGGCGAAGTCGCGAGGGGCGACGAACACTATCAAGTCCTCTTTATCATCGGTATTCTGCTTTTCACCATCACGTTTGTGGTGAATCTGATTGCCGATTTAGTCATTAAAGGTATCCGTCAAGAGCAGTAA
- a CDS encoding phosphate ABC transporter substrate-binding protein, whose product MRINGQIGYMTLCLFVVLVCGFVMKGCSPKDDASVAKAEGAQFTIKNKGSDTMVNLAQAWAEKYTGVSSTASVEVSGGGSGTGVAALINGTVDIANCSRQIKPKELELATQNTGKVPQEFIVGYDALAVYVHQDTPIDKITITQLAEIYGENGTITKWSDLGISHSRCPSDKIIRISRQSNSGTYFYFREALLGKSRDFGIGSLDLHGSKDVVEVVGRTPCAIGYSGMGYATSHVKMLEVAADSDSPYYPPTLENVLAKTYPIARPLYMYSLGEPAGEIKMYLDWILSAEGQKIVEKLGFVPLENK is encoded by the coding sequence ATGCGAATAAACGGTCAGATCGGTTATATGACGCTGTGCCTTTTTGTCGTATTAGTATGCGGCTTCGTCATGAAGGGTTGTTCACCTAAGGATGATGCAAGCGTTGCAAAGGCAGAAGGGGCACAATTCACCATTAAAAACAAAGGCTCGGATACGATGGTGAATTTGGCACAAGCATGGGCAGAAAAGTACACGGGTGTCAGTAGTACAGCATCCGTAGAGGTGTCAGGTGGTGGTTCCGGGACAGGTGTTGCTGCACTCATCAATGGCACGGTAGACATTGCGAACTGCAGTCGCCAAATCAAACCGAAAGAGTTAGAACTCGCAACGCAAAACACCGGTAAAGTCCCGCAGGAATTCATTGTCGGCTACGATGCCCTTGCAGTCTATGTTCATCAAGATACCCCCATTGACAAAATTACGATTACGCAACTCGCCGAAATTTATGGCGAGAACGGTACAATAACCAAGTGGAGCGATCTCGGTATCTCGCATAGCAGATGTCCAAGCGACAAAATTATCCGTATCAGTCGCCAATCTAATTCGGGCACCTATTTCTATTTCCGAGAGGCACTTCTCGGCAAAAGCCGTGATTTTGGCATCGGTTCCTTGGATCTACACGGCTCTAAAGATGTCGTAGAAGTTGTTGGAAGGACACCATGTGCGATCGGCTACAGCGGGATGGGGTATGCAACCTCCCACGTAAAAATGTTAGAGGTTGCCGCCGATTCGGATTCGCCTTACTATCCCCCGACTCTTGAAAATGTCCTTGCCAAAACCTACCCTATCGCGCGTCCACTGTACATGTATTCCCTCGGTGAACCGGCAGGAGAAATAAAAATGTATCTCGACTGGATTTTGTCAGCAGAAGGGCAAAAGATCGTTGAGAAACTCGGCTTTGTACCGTTAGAAAATAAGTAA
- a CDS encoding carboxypeptidase M32 has product MQSKFQELKARLLEANDISSAAGLLYWDQSTYMPPGGATARARQSATLRRLSHEKLTDPAIGKLLDALEPYEKSLAYDSDDASFLRVTRRDYELSTKIPAEFMAEVTNHTSESYQVWTEARPANDFARVRPYLEKTLAYSRQAADFFPGYDHIADPLIESSDYGMKAADVRKVFAELRQELVPIVSAITSQALADDSCLHQYFPEEKQLAFGLDVAQKFGYDLNRGRQDKTHHPFMTKFSLGDVRITTRTKEDFLGDALFSTLHETGHALYEQGIRMDLEGTPLAGGTSSGVHESQSRLWENIVGRSRGFWQHFYPQLQGVFPEQLGSVSLDTFHRAINKVERSLIRTNADEVTYNLHVMLRFDFELDLLEGNLEIRDLPDAWRERFEADFGIVPPDDKDGVLQDVHWYFGLIGGSFQGYTLGNILGAQFFSAAREAHPEIPSEIENGEFSTLHDWLKANLYQHGSKYTAPEIVERATGSSLSIEPYMAYLRTKYGELYDL; this is encoded by the coding sequence GTGCAATCCAAATTTCAAGAACTCAAAGCTCGCCTGCTTGAGGCGAATGATATATCGTCCGCCGCTGGACTGCTCTATTGGGATCAATCTACCTACATGCCACCCGGCGGAGCCACTGCCCGTGCCCGTCAAAGTGCTACGCTGCGTCGGTTATCGCACGAAAAATTAACAGACCCAGCCATCGGAAAATTGCTTGACGCTTTAGAACCTTACGAAAAAAGTCTCGCCTACGATTCGGACGATGCGAGTTTCCTCCGTGTTACGCGTAGAGATTACGAACTTTCAACGAAAATTCCCGCTGAATTCATGGCGGAGGTAACGAACCATACATCGGAATCCTATCAGGTGTGGACTGAAGCACGTCCGGCAAACGACTTTGCGCGGGTGCGTCCCTATCTGGAGAAAACACTGGCGTATAGCCGACAAGCTGCTGACTTCTTTCCGGGATATGACCACATCGCAGACCCGCTCATTGAATCCAGCGATTACGGCATGAAGGCGGCGGATGTTCGGAAAGTCTTTGCCGAGCTGCGCCAAGAACTTGTTCCGATTGTTTCTGCTATCACGTCGCAGGCTCTTGCCGACGATTCGTGTTTGCACCAATACTTTCCTGAAGAGAAACAGTTGGCGTTCGGTTTGGACGTTGCCCAGAAGTTCGGCTACGATCTGAATCGGGGTCGGCAGGACAAAACGCACCACCCCTTTATGACGAAGTTCTCGCTCGGTGACGTGAGAATCACGACCCGTACAAAAGAAGATTTTCTCGGCGATGCGTTGTTCAGCACACTGCACGAAACCGGACACGCCTTGTATGAACAGGGGATCCGCATGGACTTAGAAGGCACGCCGCTTGCTGGTGGTACCTCATCGGGGGTGCATGAGAGTCAATCGAGACTTTGGGAGAATATCGTCGGACGCAGCCGAGGATTTTGGCAACACTTCTATCCGCAACTTCAAGGTGTTTTTCCTGAGCAGCTCGGTTCTGTTTCCTTAGATACATTTCACCGAGCGATTAATAAAGTAGAGCGTTCCCTCATTAGGACGAATGCGGACGAGGTTACCTACAACCTGCATGTTATGTTGCGTTTCGATTTCGAGTTGGACCTCTTAGAAGGCAACTTAGAGATTCGAGATTTACCGGATGCGTGGCGTGAACGATTTGAAGCCGATTTCGGTATCGTGCCACCGGACGACAAAGACGGTGTTTTACAGGATGTACATTGGTATTTTGGGTTGATTGGTGGTTCATTTCAAGGCTATACGCTGGGTAATATCTTGGGTGCGCAGTTCTTCTCGGCTGCACGCGAAGCGCATCCTGAAATTCCGTCTGAAATTGAGAATGGTGAGTTCAGTACACTCCACGATTGGTTAAAGGCAAACCTTTATCAACACGGGTCGAAGTATACGGCACCGGAAATTGTTGAACGTGCGACCGGAAGTTCGCTGTCGATTGAACCCTATATGGCATACCTCCGAACGAAATATGGTGAATTGTATGACTTGTAG
- a CDS encoding right-handed parallel beta-helix repeat-containing protein translates to MDYYVSLLGDDSNVGTSKASPWRSIERVNGAQLLSGDSVRFHANQTFVGNLCLTGEDENLGDPPITVGSYESGRATIDARDGTGFLVRNMGGVHLIGLNFVGAGASNNAGSGILFVNTLLKAVKLADIRIHCIDVSGFKDSGICLKAEPKDRSWSGFRDVRITHTTSHDNGDTGISCIGAWNPGHEGYAHADFYIGKCSTYRNVGIPGKESHSGNGIVLAQVEDALIEHCRAYENGGLNDYEGGGPVGIWAWDANRVVFQFNESHHNRTGSSKDGGGFDLDGGVRNSIVRYNYSHDNDGPGYLLAQFSGARAFYGNVLHHNVSVNDGGKNRYGGIHLWSTGASGGITDTTFRENTVFTAQSADGGAAAVDCRSEGIRNVRFYNNCFQTDGRVVMIRGESNPDVLFEGNTFDTDCKSPKFSKDLRDFTEAARKSDPETPPPLP, encoded by the coding sequence ATGGATTATTACGTGAGTTTGCTCGGTGATGATTCTAATGTCGGTACGTCTAAAGCGTCCCCGTGGCGAAGTATTGAACGGGTAAACGGCGCGCAGTTGTTGTCCGGTGATTCGGTCCGGTTTCACGCCAATCAGACCTTCGTTGGAAATCTCTGTCTGACAGGTGAAGACGAAAATTTAGGGGATCCACCGATAACCGTCGGTTCCTACGAATCGGGTAGAGCAACTATTGACGCAAGGGACGGCACCGGTTTCCTCGTGAGGAATATGGGAGGTGTCCATCTTATAGGACTCAATTTTGTCGGTGCTGGCGCGTCAAACAATGCCGGTTCCGGCATTTTGTTTGTCAATACGCTGCTCAAAGCGGTTAAGTTGGCAGATATTCGGATCCATTGTATAGATGTCAGCGGTTTCAAGGACTCCGGGATCTGTCTCAAAGCGGAGCCAAAAGATCGGAGTTGGAGCGGGTTTCGCGATGTCAGGATTACGCATACCACGAGTCATGACAATGGCGATACAGGGATCAGTTGTATCGGGGCTTGGAATCCGGGGCACGAAGGTTACGCGCATGCTGATTTTTATATCGGCAAGTGTAGTACTTACAGAAACGTCGGCATCCCTGGAAAAGAGAGTCATTCAGGGAACGGCATTGTCTTGGCACAAGTCGAGGATGCGCTGATTGAACACTGCCGTGCTTACGAGAACGGCGGATTAAACGATTATGAGGGCGGTGGACCTGTGGGTATCTGGGCATGGGATGCAAATCGTGTTGTCTTTCAGTTCAACGAATCCCATCACAATCGTACCGGTAGCAGCAAAGATGGGGGTGGGTTTGATCTGGATGGCGGTGTGCGGAATTCGATTGTTCGGTATAACTATTCGCATGACAATGATGGCCCCGGGTATCTGTTAGCACAATTCAGTGGTGCTCGAGCATTTTACGGTAATGTGCTCCACCATAACGTGAGTGTGAACGATGGCGGAAAGAACCGTTACGGCGGCATTCATCTCTGGTCTACTGGGGCAAGCGGTGGTATCACTGATACAACCTTTCGTGAAAATACAGTCTTCACAGCGCAATCTGCTGATGGGGGTGCCGCTGCGGTTGATTGTAGGAGTGAGGGAATTCGTAATGTCCGTTTCTATAACAATTGTTTCCAAACCGATGGGCGTGTGGTGATGATCCGTGGTGAGAGTAATCCAGATGTTCTATTTGAAGGTAATACCTTTGATACAGATTGCAAGTCTCCGAAATTTTCCAAGGATCTCCGTGATTTCACCGAAGCCGCTCGAAAAAGTGATCCAGAAACGCCTCCGCCGCTACCTTAA
- a CDS encoding nucleoside hydrolase: MQRILIDTDPGVDDALAILFAMRSSELHIAAITTVCGNVPVTQATQNLLTILGVLDLDEFPRIAQGEAQPLVNPLVTAAHVHGEDGLGNVSQLRNADGSPRYAQANTDISSESGVDLILEMAASYPDELIIVALGPLTNIAKAIRKDAVKMQRLQRIIVMGGAFEEYGNVTTTAEFNIFVDPHAAHEVFQFGVPIHIVPLDATHQVVLTGERLHAEIEDREDTVSHFLWDATQACMEFYREHVGFWGFHIHDALPIGILTRPDYFESVDANVQVETTGNLTSGMTVADLRPERQRSDPNAQVCIKVAAEAFLDHFFERLR; this comes from the coding sequence ATGCAACGTATCCTTATCGATACAGATCCGGGTGTAGACGACGCACTCGCAATTCTTTTCGCGATGCGCTCATCCGAATTACACATAGCAGCAATAACGACCGTCTGTGGAAACGTCCCGGTCACACAAGCGACACAAAATCTGCTTACAATTCTGGGTGTCCTTGACTTGGACGAATTCCCACGCATCGCTCAAGGTGAAGCACAACCGCTCGTTAATCCCCTCGTGACGGCAGCACATGTTCACGGTGAAGATGGTTTAGGCAATGTGAGCCAATTGCGAAATGCCGACGGCAGTCCACGCTACGCGCAGGCAAACACCGATATTTCTTCAGAATCGGGGGTTGACCTTATTCTGGAGATGGCAGCGTCCTACCCAGATGAACTCATCATTGTTGCCCTCGGTCCCTTGACGAATATCGCGAAGGCAATCCGCAAAGATGCAGTCAAGATGCAGCGACTTCAGAGGATTATCGTGATGGGAGGTGCGTTTGAGGAATACGGCAATGTTACAACGACCGCCGAATTTAATATCTTTGTCGATCCGCATGCCGCCCATGAGGTCTTCCAATTCGGTGTGCCTATTCATATTGTTCCGCTTGATGCGACGCACCAAGTTGTCTTAACTGGTGAACGGCTGCACGCCGAAATTGAGGATAGAGAGGATACGGTTTCGCACTTCCTCTGGGATGCTACACAAGCCTGCATGGAATTTTACCGCGAGCACGTTGGGTTCTGGGGATTCCATATCCACGACGCACTCCCAATCGGGATACTTACACGTCCAGACTATTTTGAAAGTGTTGATGCGAACGTACAAGTCGAAACCACAGGTAATTTAACAAGCGGTATGACAGTTGCCGATCTGCGTCCTGAACGCCAACGTTCCGATCCAAACGCACAGGTCTGCATTAAGGTAGCGGCGGAGGCGTTTCTGGATCACTTTTTCGAGCGGCTTCGGTGA
- a CDS encoding hemolysin XhlA family protein: MLNGRAMCLGVLCVFFIPSTVLAQSQSSTETIIEKVFQSEIRVREHVDTKVAGIETKVDNLTTTVGNLSKDVTENKTNIENMQEDIRDLKGTVTWIWRGILGIFGTLILYLLKSWREGRGKTDSVGVVDRLTEQITELISAQAENSSQITRLISAQAAISETRDVSGHPKVPIVDELDGLTDDIQSQQRDKGERV; this comes from the coding sequence ATGCTAAATGGGCGGGCGATGTGTCTTGGCGTTCTCTGTGTCTTTTTTATTCCCTCTACGGTGCTGGCACAATCACAGTCATCAACCGAGACAATTATTGAGAAGGTATTCCAATCAGAGATCCGAGTCCGCGAACATGTGGATACGAAAGTCGCAGGTATTGAGACAAAAGTTGACAACCTTACTACAACGGTTGGAAACCTTAGTAAAGATGTAACAGAAAATAAGACGAATATAGAGAACATGCAAGAGGATATACGCGATTTAAAAGGAACAGTGACTTGGATTTGGAGAGGAATATTAGGAATTTTCGGAACTCTGATACTTTATCTTCTTAAGTCATGGCGGGAAGGTCGAGGTAAAACGGACAGTGTGGGCGTGGTAGATCGCTTAACTGAACAAATCACCGAGTTGATCTCAGCACAAGCAGAAAATTCATCCCAAATCACCAGACTCATTTCAGCACAGGCAGCAATTTCAGAGACGAGAGACGTTTCCGGGCACCCCAAAGTACCAATAGTGGACGAGTTAGACGGGTTAACGGACGACATACAGTCTCAACAGCGTGATAAAGGGGAAAGAGTCTGA
- a CDS encoding tetratricopeptide repeat protein, whose protein sequence is MDNTKNSIESPTSAEDYVDRGNEFYNQGDYQAAISDYDEAIRVNPEYAVAYSNRGAAKSDLGKHFEAISDYDQAIRLDPEYVEAYYNRGNAKLRLEHPEAAIRDYDEAIRLNPNHAEAYYNRGAAKSDLGKHFEAISDYDEAIRLNLEYTEAYSNRGNAKLRLRHPEAAISDYDEAIRLNPKYAIAYNNRGFAKSKLGDLKGAISDYDEALRLDPEYATARTNRENAQSELRERGAET, encoded by the coding sequence ATGGATAACACTAAAAATTCAATTGAGTCCCCTACATCCGCAGAAGACTACGTTGATAGGGGTAATGAGTTTTACAATCAAGGCGATTATCAGGCTGCCATTTCTGATTATGACGAGGCGATCCGCGTAAACCCTGAATATGCAGTAGCCTACAGCAACCGAGGTGCTGCCAAAAGCGACTTGGGAAAACATTTTGAAGCCATTTCCGATTACGATCAAGCGATCCGTCTTGATCCTGAATATGTGGAAGCCTACTATAACCGAGGAAATGCCAAGCTTCGACTGGAACACCCTGAGGCTGCTATCCGTGATTATGATGAGGCAATCCGACTTAACCCTAACCATGCGGAAGCCTACTATAACCGAGGTGCTGCCAAAAGCGACTTGGGAAAACATTTTGAAGCCATTTCCGACTATGATGAGGCGATCCGTCTAAACCTTGAATATACGGAAGCCTATAGCAACCGAGGAAACGCCAAGCTTCGACTGAGACACCCCGAAGCTGCTATCTCTGATTATGATGAAGCGATCCGTCTTAATCCTAAATATGCGATAGCCTACAACAACCGAGGCTTTGCGAAAAGCAAACTGGGAGACCTTAAAGGTGCTATCTCCGATTATGATGAAGCACTCCGTCTTGACCCCGAATATGCGACAGCCCGTACCAACCGAGAAAACGCGCAAAGTGAACTTAGAGAACGTGGGGCAGAAACTTAG